The following are encoded in a window of Lates calcarifer isolate ASB-BC8 linkage group LG20, TLL_Latcal_v3, whole genome shotgun sequence genomic DNA:
- the usp25 gene encoding ubiquitin carboxyl-terminal hydrolase 25 isoform X2: protein MTVEQNVLQQHSQKHQQTLLNQLREITGTTDIQLLQQALQVSNGDLAEAVAFLTEKNAKVPQQDETTYYQTSQVASDRYISVGSQADTNVIDLTGDDKDDLQRAIALSLEESSRAFRETGITDEEQAISRVLEASIAENKASLKRTHTEVWSDSPNPHDRKRIDNCPVGLKNVGNTCWFSAVIQSLFNLLEFQRLVLNYSPPARVHDLPRNQKEHRNLPFMQELRNLFSLMVGSKRKYVDPSRAVEILKDAFKSSESQQDVSEFTHKLLDWLEDAFQMKAEEDREGEKPKNPMVELFYGRFLAVGVLEGKKFENTEMFGQYPLQVNGFKDLHECLEAAMIEGEIESLHSAENSARSGQEHWFTELPPVLTFELSRFEFNQALGRPEKIHNKLEFPSMLYMDRYMDRNREITRIKREEIRRLKEHLTLLQQRLERYLSYGSGPKRFPLADVLQYAMEFASSKPVCTSPVEDIDSSAPPGGTTGQQLPPPNTAEQDSLAPLESSGPASGPTTAPTAAQQQRVPIHKPFTQSRLPPDLPMHPAPRHITEEELRVLEGCLHRWRSEVENDTRDLQGSITRIHRTIELMYSDKSMMQVPYRLHAVLVHEGQANAGHYWAYIYDPHQRSWMKYNDISVTKSSWEELVRDSFGGYRNASAYCLMYINDKKPFLIEEEFDKETGQILSGMDKLPPDLKQYVKEDNELFDKEIEEWDTMQARKAQQEKLALATAATAASAASSTSTSSSSPQPMSIESSPPDNAVPQQDPEYMEQPSPTNDSKHLQEDTERAISRAAAEQEERSPEALLNASLPSPTSPQPEVQLSTPSTPPPDLVMEDESPGQRTVEVAIPNVGTFVIESEEGGYDDEAMMTPNMQGIIMAIGKSSSVYEKNGPEAAFFKAIKLEYARLLRFAQEDTPPENDYRLQHIIVYFIQNQAPKKILERTLLTQFADRNLAFDERCKSIMNVARAKLDLIKPEEVNMDEYEIWHQDYRNFRETTIFMTTGLELFQKTNYVEALMYLIYSYQYNKELLSKGLYRGHDEELLGHYRRECLLKLNEQAAAMFESGEEPEVTTGLGIMNELVVPCIPLLLIHDTERDLLAVEDMRNRWCSYLGQEMESNLQEKLTDFLPKLLDCSTEIKSFHDPPKLPSYSTLELCERFSRIMAALGRVPTEGR, encoded by the exons CATCAGCAGACGCTACTAAACCAGTTGAGGGAGATCACGGGCACCACAGACATTCAGCTGCTTCAGCAGGCTCTGCAG GTGAGCAATGGAGACCTGGCCGAGGCTGTAGCCTTTCTGACGGAGAAGAATGCTAAGGTTCCTCAGCAAGATGAGACAACCTACTACCAGACATCCCAGGTGGCCAGCGACAGATATATCAGCGTGGGCAGCCAAGCAGACACAA ATGTTATTGACCTGACTGGGGATGATAAAGATGACCTGCAGAGGGCTATCGCCCTCAGCCTGGAGGAGTCCAGCCGGGCATTTAGGGAGACGGGCATCACTGATGAGGAGCAGGCCATCAGCAG AGTTTTGGAGGCCAGCATAGCAGAGAACAAGGCAAGTCTGAAGCGAACCCACACAGAGGTATGGAGTGATTCACCCAATCCGCATGACAGGAAGAGGATAGATAACTGCCCTGTGGGGCTGAAAAATGTTGGCAATACCTGCTGGTTCAGTGCTGTCATACAG TCTCTGTTCAACCTGCTGGAGTTCCAGAGGCTGGTGCTCAACTACTCTCCACCAGCCAGAGTCCATGACTTGCCTCGCAACCAGAAA GAGCACAGGAACTTGCCCTTCATGCAGGAGCTACGGAACCTCTTTTCCCTCATGGTCGGGTCCAAGAGGAAATATGTGGATCCGTCACGAGCTGTGGAAATCCTCAAAGACGCCTTTAAGTCCAGTGAGTCACAGCAG GATGTGAGCGAATTCACCCACAAGCTGCTGGACTGGCTGGAGGACGCCTTCCAGATGAAGGCTGAAGAAGACAG ggaGGGTGAAAAGCCAAAGAACCCCATGGTGGAGCTTTTCTATGGTCGTTTCCTTGCTGTGGGTGTCCTGGAAG GTAAAAaatttgaaaacacagagatgtttgGACAGTACCCCCTGCAGGTGAATGGCTTCAAGGATCTCCATGAGTGTCTTGAGGCTGCGATGATCGAGGGTGAGATCGAGTCCCTGCACTCAGCAGAGAACTCTGCCAGGTCTGGACAAGAG CATTGGTTCACAGAACTCCCTCCTGTTTTGACCTTTGAACTGTCAAGATTTGAATTCAACCAAGCACTAGGACGACCTGAGAAGATCCACAACAAGCTCGAGTTCCCCTCTATGCTCTACATGGACAG GTACATGGACAGGAACAGGGAAATAACCAGGATCAAGAGGGAGGAGATCAGGAGGCTGAAAGAGCATCTGACACTGCTCCAACAGCGACTGGAGAG GTATCTGAGTTATGGCTCAGGCCCCAAGAGGTTTCCTCTGGCAGATGTCCTCCAGTATGCCATGGAGTTTGCCTCCAGTAAGCCAGTTTGCACTTCCCCAGTGGAGGACATTGACTCATCAGCACCCCCTGGTGGCACAACAGGACAACAGCTACCCCCACCAAA CACAGCCGAGCAGGACTCCTTGGCTCCTTTAGAGAGCTCAGGCCCTGCCTCAGGTCCCACCACAGCTCCCACTGCAGCCCAGCAACAGAGAGTACCCATTCATAAACCCTTTACCCAGTCCCGGCTTCCTCCTGACCTCCCCATGCACCCTGCCCCACGGCACATCACTGAAGAAGAGCTGAGGGTGCTCGAGGGCTGCTTGCATCGTTGGAGAAGTGAAGTGGAAAATGACACTCGTG ATCTGCAGGGCAGTATAACCAGAATCCACAGAACCATTGAGCTAATGTACTCTGACAAATCTATGATGCAG GTGCCATACCGGCTTCATGCAGTGCTGGTCCATGAAGGCCAAGCCAATGCAGGCCACTACTGGGCTTATATCTACGACCCACATCAGCGTAGCTGGATGAAGTACAATGATATCTCTGTCACAAAGTCATCATGGGAGGAGCTGGTCAGGGACTCATTTGGAGGCTACCGTAACGCCAGTGCCTACTGTCTCATGTACATCAACGACAAGAAGCCCTTTCTCATAGAAG AGGAGTTTGATAAGGAAACAGGACAGATACTCAGTGGCATGGACAAACTGCCTCCAGACCTGAAGCAGTATGTGAAGGAGGACAATGAGCTGTTTGACAAGGAGATTGAGGAATGGGACACCATGCAGGCCCGCAAGGCCCAACAGGAGAAGCTGGCACTGGCAACAGCAGCCACTGCTGCCTCAGCAGCATCCAGcacctccacttcctcctcttcccctcagCCCATGAGCATTGAATCCAGCCCTCCAGACAACGCAG TACCCCAGCAGGACCCAGAGTACATGGAACAGCCATCACCCACGAATGACTCCAAGCACTtgcaggaggacacagagagagccaTCTCTAGGGCTGCTGCtgaacaggaggagagaagcCCAGAAGCATTATTAAATGCT TCGCTTCCCTCTCCCACTTCCCCTCAGCCTGAGGTCCAGTTGagcaccccctccacccctcctcctgaCCTGGTCATGGAGGATGAGTCCCCTGGCCAGCGCACGGTAGAGGTGGCCATTCCTAATGTGGGGACCTTTGTCATTGAGTCAGAAGAGGGGGGGTATGATGATGAG GCGATGATGACCCCCAACATGCAGGGTATAATAATGGCCATTGGCAAATCCAGCAGCGTATATGAAAAGAATGGGCCTGAGGCAGCCTTTTTTAAG GCCATAAAGCTGGAATATGCTCGTCTTCTGAGGTTTGCCCAAGAGGACACACCACCTGAGAATGACTACCGACTTCAGCACATCATTGTCTACTTCATCCAAAACCAGGCACCCAAGAAGATCTTGGAGAGGACTCTGCTCACACAGTTTGCTGACAGGAACCTGGCCTTTGATGAGAG ATGTAAGAGCATTATGAATGTGGCACGTGCCAAACTGGACCTAATTAAGCCTGAGGAGGTCAACATGGATGAATATGAG atCTGGCATCAGGACTACAGGAATTTCCGAGAGACAACCATCTTTATGACGACTGGCCTGGAGCTCTTTCAGAAGACAAA TTACGTGGAGGCTCTGATGTATCTGATCTATTCTTATCAGTACAACAAAGAGCTTTTGTCAAAGGGGCTGTATAGAGGGCACGATGAAGAGCTTCTCGGCCATTACCGTCGAGAGTGTTTGCTG AAATTAAACGAGCAAGCAGCTGCCATGTTTGAATCAGGAGAAGAACCAGAGGTGACCACGGGCCTTGGCATCATGAATGAGCTTGTGGTGCCCTGCATCCCTCTTTTACTGATCCACGACACTGAGAGGGACCTGCTGGCAGTGGAGGACATGAGGAACCGCTGGTGCTCTTACCTGGGCCAAGAGATGGAAT CCAACCTCCAGGAAAAGCTCACTGACTTCCTCCCTAAGTTACTGGACTGCTCAACGGAGATCAAAAGCTTCCACGACCCTCCCAAGCTGCCCTCCTACTCCACTCTGGAGCTGTGCGAACGATTCAGCCGCATCATGGCCGCCCTCGGCAGGGTGCCCACCGAGGGGAGATGA